The sequence TCTTCTCCTGTTTGTTATGATCACAGACATATTTAAGCTCGTAAGAAACTCCTTCACTTTCTCTATACTCCGCTCTTCAGGCTCTAAAAGGTCTATTCTAAGCTCTATTATCGCTGCACCACTCGCCTCTGCACGTGCTGCAGCATCTATTGAGAGCCGCTTCAGCACTGCTGCTATAACCGGTGCATGAGGATAACCCAATTCCACATTACCTATCTTCTTCAACATCCTTAAATAAATATGATATTGTTATTGTATTACTATTAAGTATCATTGATAGCCGGGGTGTGGTAGAGGTATCCCTTGGGACTGTGGATCCCAAGACCTGGGTTCGAATCCCAGCCCCGGCCTTCACCCTATCCTTATCATATACAGTTATACACTTCAGAAACAATGAATCCACTTTTTCAATATCTTGTGCACTTTCTTCGCTATCCTTTGAAGATATCCTAAACATTTGGAATAAATATTGAACATTCGCTGGAAATAGTTGCAGTTGTACAGAGAGGAGCAATGGACACAGACGGGAGTGATGGAGAAAGCGTCAGAGCTGAAAAACAGCTATAAATGAAGTCTGACAGCAGGAAAAGAACGTGGAAATGGTAAAGGAGAAGCTGAGGCAGGAAGGTATAAGGGTGGTTGCAGAGGATACGAGCGGTAATTACGTACGAACCATTAAGATTGACACCTGCACGGGGGAGATTGAGCGTGAAGACGAAGGACGGGGTACGGATTATAGTTATATAATGCACAATAACCCTCTAATCGTATTATATAGCTACATAAAAAACCACAAGATTGACATAAGAAGTTATAATTATTGTAAATTGTGAAAATCCGTGTAATCTCGTGGTTACAAAAAGGAGCTATACAAATGTCTCTAATCTAATCTTCTCTTCTTCTGTTTCTGTTTCTGTTTATGCTTCTCACGCATTTTGCCGCTATGATCGCAGCACCTACGCCATTGTCTATATTTACCACCGCCAATCCGGGCGAGCAGCTCTGTAGCATGGATAGAAGCGCAGCAACACCCTTACCACCAAGACCATAGCCAACAGATGTTGGTACTCCTATCACAGGCACATCCACAAGGCTCGCCACCACCGAAGGTAATGCACCATCCATACCAGCAACCACGATTATCGCTGCTACATTTACCTCCATAAACTGCTCAAGTGGCTCCGTCAACCTGTGTATGCCCGCAATGCCTACATCATACGCTTTCAGCACTTCGCAACCACAAGCTTCAGCAACCATTCTTGCCTCCTCCGCAATCGGGATATCAGCAGTACCAGCCGCGATAAGACCTATTCTGCCAAATTTATGCTTGGAAGACTCATAGTCCGCTTTCTTCACCAGAATCGTCTTCGCTAACCCGTTATGGTCAACTACAAAACCTTCTTTTCCTAATCGCGTCGCTATATCCTCAGCAACGTTATCATCCAGCACCCGGCTTATCAATGCGAAACCATGCTCTCTCGCGAGTGTAATGGCAATTTCAATCACTTCATCACTCCTCTTACCCTCGGCGAGGATTATCTCTGGAATACCCGTTCTGTGTGCTCTATCGGTATCTACTCTG comes from Methanophagales archaeon and encodes:
- the larB gene encoding nickel pincer cofactor biosynthesis protein LarB, yielding MQEILKRVATGELSIEAASRALNLKGIRAVGDFARVDTDRAHRTGIPEIILAEGKRSDEVIEIAITLAREHGFALISRVLDDNVAEDIATRLGKEGFVVDHNGLAKTILVKKADYESSKHKFGRIGLIAAGTADIPIAEEARMVAEACGCEVLKAYDVGIAGIHRLTEPLEQFMEVNVAAIIVVAGMDGALPSVVASLVDVPVIGVPTSVGYGLGGKGVAALLSMLQSCSPGLAVVNIDNGVGAAIIAAKCVRSINRNRNRRRED